The proteins below come from a single Streptomyces sp. SCSIO 75703 genomic window:
- a CDS encoding SIS domain-containing protein encodes MTVHPPVLGHCDRLQEALGAFRARAHRTEDWGRGLAAVLSGGGRLLAAGNGGSAAQAQHLTAELVGRYRDDRPPFSALALHADTSSTTAIANDYGVDEVFARQVRAHGRPGDVLMLLSTSGASANLLSAADAARAAGVRVWALTGRAPNPLMAGSDESLCVEALSTATVQELHLVAVHMVCAAFDAALHEGPGAAGPGESEGTHA; translated from the coding sequence ATGACCGTCCACCCGCCCGTCCTCGGGCACTGCGACCGGCTCCAGGAGGCGCTGGGGGCCTTCCGCGCCCGCGCGCACCGCACCGAGGACTGGGGCCGCGGGCTCGCCGCCGTCCTCTCCGGCGGCGGACGGCTGCTCGCCGCGGGCAACGGCGGCAGCGCCGCCCAGGCCCAGCACCTCACCGCCGAACTCGTCGGCCGCTACCGCGACGACCGGCCGCCCTTCTCCGCCCTCGCCCTGCACGCCGACACCTCCAGCACCACGGCGATCGCCAACGACTACGGCGTGGACGAGGTGTTCGCCCGCCAGGTCCGCGCCCACGGGCGCCCCGGCGACGTGCTGATGCTGCTGTCCACCAGCGGTGCCAGCGCCAACCTGCTCTCCGCGGCCGACGCGGCCCGCGCCGCCGGGGTCCGCGTCTGGGCGCTCACCGGCCGCGCCCCCAACCCGCTCATGGCGGGCAGCGACGAGTCCCTGTGCGTCGAGGCCCTCTCGACGGCCACCGTCCAGGAACTCCACCTGGTCGCCGTGCACATGGTCTGCGCGGCCTTCGACGCGGCCCTGCACGAGGGGCCCGGGGCCGCCGGGCCCGGGGAGAGCGAGGGCACGCATGCCTGA
- the rfaE2 gene encoding D-glycero-beta-D-manno-heptose 1-phosphate adenylyltransferase codes for MPDRTPLTVVGDALLDRDVTGSADRLAPDAPVPVIAECAEHLRPGGAALAACLAARDGREVTLITGAGDDEAGRALRELLPPRVRLVALPLDGPLPEKTRVLASGRPVVRLDRGGGRAREATAEARAALRSARAVLVSDYGRGAAETLRDLLAERPPLVWDPHPRGGPPVPGTRLVTPAEKEAHGFAPPEGRPDGGLRAAAHDAAALVRRWRTAAVAVTLGPRGALLSYGEHPLLFPASAAHAGDACGAGDRFAATAAGLLADGALVGEAVEGAVGAAGAFVAAGGAGALPRADAAPAAPPPDGPGPDDPYAVAARVRGAHGTVVAAGGCFDLLHAGHVGLLQAARRLGDCLVVCVNSDASVRRRKGAGRPVSPLADRARVLRALACVDAVAVFDEDTPERLLGDLRPDVWVKGGDYAGADLPEAGLLDEWGGQAVLLPYLDGRSSTTLLTRAAQETP; via the coding sequence ATGCCTGACCGCACCCCCCTGACCGTGGTCGGAGACGCCCTGCTGGACCGTGACGTGACCGGTTCGGCCGACCGGCTCGCGCCCGACGCGCCCGTGCCGGTGATCGCCGAGTGCGCGGAACACCTGCGCCCCGGGGGCGCCGCGCTCGCCGCCTGCCTCGCCGCCCGCGACGGCCGCGAGGTCACCCTCATCACCGGGGCCGGTGACGACGAGGCGGGCCGTGCGCTGCGCGAACTGCTCCCTCCCCGGGTGCGGTTGGTGGCGCTCCCGCTGGACGGACCGCTGCCCGAGAAGACCCGGGTACTGGCGAGCGGCCGGCCCGTCGTCCGCCTCGACCGGGGCGGCGGCCGGGCCCGCGAGGCCACCGCCGAGGCCCGCGCCGCGCTCCGCTCCGCCCGCGCCGTCCTCGTCTCCGACTACGGGCGGGGCGCCGCCGAAACCCTGCGGGACCTGCTGGCCGAACGGCCCCCGCTCGTCTGGGACCCGCACCCGCGCGGCGGACCGCCGGTGCCCGGCACCCGCCTGGTCACCCCCGCCGAGAAGGAGGCGCACGGCTTCGCCCCGCCCGAGGGCCGCCCCGACGGCGGCCTGCGCGCCGCCGCGCACGACGCCGCCGCGCTGGTGCGGCGGTGGCGGACCGCCGCGGTCGCGGTGACCCTCGGCCCGCGCGGCGCGCTGCTGTCGTACGGGGAACACCCGCTGCTCTTTCCCGCGTCCGCCGCCCACGCGGGCGACGCCTGCGGTGCCGGGGACCGGTTCGCGGCGACGGCGGCCGGGCTGCTCGCCGACGGGGCGCTGGTCGGGGAGGCCGTCGAGGGCGCGGTGGGCGCGGCGGGGGCCTTCGTCGCCGCGGGCGGTGCCGGGGCGCTGCCCCGCGCCGACGCCGCACCGGCGGCGCCCCCGCCGGACGGGCCCGGCCCGGACGACCCGTACGCGGTGGCCGCCCGGGTCCGCGGCGCGCACGGCACCGTCGTCGCCGCGGGAGGCTGCTTCGACCTGCTGCACGCCGGGCACGTCGGCCTCCTCCAGGCCGCGCGGCGACTCGGCGACTGCCTGGTGGTGTGCGTCAACTCCGACGCCTCGGTACGGCGCCGCAAGGGCGCGGGCCGTCCCGTCAGCCCGCTCGCCGACCGCGCCCGGGTCCTGCGGGCGCTGGCCTGCGTCGACGCGGTCGCCGTGTTCGACGAGGACACCCCCGAACGCCTCCTCGGCGACCTGCGCCCCGACGTGTGGGTCAAGGGCGGCGACTACGCGGGCGCCGACCTCCCGGAAGCCGGGCTGCTCGACGAGTGGGGCGGCCAGGCGGTCCTGCTGCCCTACCTCGACGGCCGTTCCTCCACCACCCTGCTGACCCGAGCCGCCCAGGAAACCCCATGA
- a CDS encoding glycosyltransferase → MRIALVSEHASPLAALGGVDAGGQNVYVARLGEELARRGHDVTVYTRRDDPDLPDRVPLPGGAVVEHVPAGPPEGVPKDDLFPYMPAFGARLARAWAVERPDVAHAHFWMSGLACGVGVRPHGIPLVQTFHALGTVKRRHQGPRDTSPAERVGVERRLGRGCERVLATCTDEVVELAAMGVPAHRVSVVPCGVDAAHFRPGAVGARTPARRRRHRLLACGRLVPRKGFDQAVRALAALPDTELLVAGGPPAADLGADPEARRLTGLAHRAGVADRVRLLGAVDPGDMPALLGSADLVLCTPVYEPFGIVPLEAMACGVPVVATDVGGHRDSVADRGTGRLVPPGDPAAIAGAARELLADGALRRRHGAAGRARVLAHYTWRSVADRAEEVYRLTVADHALSKEVA, encoded by the coding sequence ATGAGGATCGCCCTGGTGTCCGAACACGCGAGCCCGCTCGCCGCGCTCGGCGGGGTCGACGCGGGCGGCCAGAACGTCTACGTGGCCCGCCTCGGCGAGGAACTGGCCCGGCGCGGCCACGACGTCACCGTCTACACCCGCCGGGACGATCCGGACCTGCCGGACCGGGTGCCGCTGCCCGGCGGCGCGGTCGTCGAGCACGTGCCGGCCGGCCCGCCCGAGGGCGTGCCCAAGGACGACCTGTTCCCGTACATGCCCGCCTTCGGCGCCCGTCTGGCGCGCGCCTGGGCGGTGGAGCGGCCCGACGTGGCGCACGCCCACTTCTGGATGTCCGGCCTGGCCTGCGGGGTCGGGGTGCGCCCGCACGGCATCCCGCTCGTGCAGACCTTCCACGCCCTCGGCACCGTCAAGCGGCGCCACCAGGGCCCGCGCGACACCAGCCCCGCCGAGCGCGTCGGCGTCGAACGCCGCCTCGGCCGCGGCTGCGAACGCGTCCTGGCCACCTGCACCGACGAGGTCGTCGAACTCGCCGCCATGGGCGTGCCGGCCCACCGGGTCTCCGTGGTGCCCTGCGGTGTCGACGCGGCGCACTTCCGGCCCGGCGCCGTCGGCGCCCGCACCCCCGCGCGGCGGCGGCGCCACCGGCTGCTCGCCTGCGGCCGGCTCGTCCCGCGCAAGGGGTTCGACCAGGCCGTCCGCGCCCTCGCCGCGCTGCCCGACACCGAACTCCTCGTCGCCGGCGGGCCCCCGGCCGCCGACCTCGGCGCCGATCCCGAGGCCCGGCGGCTGACCGGCCTCGCGCACCGCGCCGGCGTCGCCGACCGGGTCCGGCTGCTCGGCGCGGTCGACCCCGGGGACATGCCGGCCCTGCTCGGCAGCGCCGACCTGGTGCTGTGCACCCCGGTCTACGAGCCGTTCGGCATCGTGCCGCTGGAGGCGATGGCCTGCGGCGTGCCCGTCGTCGCCACCGACGTCGGCGGCCACCGCGACTCCGTCGCCGACCGGGGCACCGGGCGCCTCGTCCCGCCCGGGGACCCGGCGGCGATCGCCGGCGCGGCCCGGGAACTCCTCGCCGACGGTGCCCTGCGCCGCCGCCACGGCGCGGCCGGCCGGGCCCGCGTCCTCGCCCACTACACCTGGCGGAGCGTCGCCGACAGAGCCGAAGAGGTCTACCGGCTGACCGTCGCCGACCACGCCCTGTCGAAGGAGGTGGCGTGA
- a CDS encoding glycosyltransferase: MTHGPPPAPGRAPAPQGRPAPAPVGVVIATRDRSASLARTLRRLLALPERPEIVVADNASTDGTPALLARDFPQVRVVRLPSNRGALARTHGVRALDTPYVAFSDDDSWWAPGALGTAARLFAEHPRLGLLAARTLVGPGRDADPLNGRLAASPLGTAADLPGTQVLGFLACASVVRREAYLDAGGYHPLLFFGAEETLLAYDLAARGWGVTHCPDVVAHHHPDPAPRTGRPARVRRNELLTAWLRRPLPHALARTRALAADARRDRQARHALREALARLPAALRDRRPLPPHVERAARLLDGDPP, translated from the coding sequence ATGACCCACGGCCCGCCCCCCGCGCCCGGCCGGGCCCCCGCCCCTCAGGGCCGCCCGGCCCCCGCCCCCGTCGGCGTCGTCATCGCCACCCGGGACCGCTCCGCGAGCCTCGCCCGCACCCTGCGCCGGCTGCTCGCCCTGCCCGAGCGCCCCGAGATCGTCGTCGCCGACAACGCGTCCACGGACGGCACCCCCGCCCTGCTCGCCCGCGACTTCCCCCAGGTCCGGGTGGTGCGGCTGCCGTCCAACCGCGGCGCGCTCGCCCGCACCCACGGAGTGCGCGCCCTCGACACCCCGTACGTGGCCTTCAGCGACGACGACTCCTGGTGGGCGCCGGGCGCGCTCGGCACCGCCGCCCGCCTCTTCGCCGAACACCCCCGGCTCGGCCTGCTCGCCGCCCGCACCCTCGTCGGCCCCGGCCGGGACGCCGACCCGCTCAACGGGCGGCTGGCCGCCTCCCCGCTCGGCACCGCCGCCGACCTGCCCGGCACCCAGGTCCTCGGCTTCCTCGCCTGCGCCTCGGTGGTCCGCCGCGAGGCGTACCTCGACGCCGGCGGCTACCACCCCCTGCTCTTCTTCGGCGCCGAGGAGACCCTGCTCGCCTACGACCTCGCCGCCCGCGGCTGGGGGGTCACCCACTGCCCGGACGTGGTCGCCCACCACCACCCCGACCCCGCGCCGCGCACCGGCCGCCCGGCCAGGGTCCGGCGCAACGAACTCCTCACCGCCTGGCTGCGCCGCCCCCTGCCGCACGCCCTCGCCCGCACCCGCGCCCTCGCCGCCGACGCCCGCCGCGACCGGCAGGCCCGGCACGCCCTGCGCGAGGCGCTGGCCCGCCTGCCCGCCGCCCTGCGCGACCGCAGACCCCTGCCGCCGCACGTGGAGCGGGCCGCCCGGCTCCTGGACGGAGACCCCCCGTGA
- a CDS encoding glycosyltransferase, translating to MTDPRTTVVVITHDRRRELLRTLDRLAALPEQPPVIVTDNASTDGTAAAVAHHHPRVRLLRPGRNLGAVGRNLAVRHVHTPYVAFCDDDSWWAPGSLAGAADLLDRYPALGAVTARILVEPDGTEDPIVGELRDSPVPAPAWLPGPALGSFLAAATVLRTGAFRTAGGFHPRLWLGGEEELLAADLAADGWWLTYADTLTVHHHPSVVRDPTLRRQHGIRNTLWFTWLRRPARRALRRTLFLARTVPRDRASLRAFAEAAAALPWVLRERRVLPPEVEARLRALEPSQRASTARDYTG from the coding sequence GTGACCGATCCCCGGACCACCGTCGTCGTCATCACCCACGACCGGCGCCGCGAACTCCTGCGCACCCTGGACCGCCTCGCCGCCCTGCCCGAACAGCCCCCGGTGATCGTCACCGACAACGCCTCCACCGACGGCACCGCCGCCGCCGTCGCCCACCACCACCCCCGGGTCCGGCTGCTGCGTCCCGGGCGCAACCTCGGCGCCGTCGGCCGCAATCTGGCGGTGCGCCACGTCCACACGCCCTACGTGGCCTTCTGCGACGACGACTCCTGGTGGGCGCCCGGCTCCCTCGCCGGGGCCGCCGACCTGCTCGACCGGTATCCCGCCCTCGGCGCGGTCACCGCCCGCATCCTCGTCGAACCGGACGGCACCGAGGACCCCATCGTCGGCGAACTGCGCGACTCGCCCGTGCCCGCCCCGGCGTGGCTGCCCGGACCGGCGCTCGGCTCCTTCCTCGCCGCCGCCACCGTGCTGCGCACCGGCGCGTTCCGCACGGCGGGCGGCTTCCACCCCCGGCTCTGGCTGGGCGGCGAGGAGGAACTGCTCGCCGCCGACCTGGCGGCGGACGGCTGGTGGCTGACGTACGCCGACACGCTGACGGTCCACCACCACCCGTCGGTCGTACGTGATCCCACGCTGCGCCGGCAGCACGGCATCCGCAACACCCTGTGGTTCACCTGGCTGCGCCGGCCCGCCCGCCGCGCGCTGCGCCGCACGCTGTTCCTGGCGCGTACCGTGCCACGCGACCGCGCCTCCCTGCGCGCCTTCGCCGAGGCGGCGGCGGCCCTGCCCTGGGTGCTGCGCGAACGCCGGGTGCTCCCGCCGGAGGTCGAGGCCCGCCTGCGGGCCCTGGAACCGTCCCAGCGCGCCTCGACCGCCCGCGACTACACGGGCTGA
- a CDS encoding glycosyltransferase family 9 protein gives MPDARGTPEGREGRSPGTTAPRLLVLRALGLGDLLAGVPALRALHRSHPGHELVLAAPAELAPVAAATGDVDRLLPASAPGRAVPHALDWTGPPPDVAVDLHGDGPPSHRLLQRLGPRRLLAFAHPGTPEIDGPLWYAEEHERVRWCRLLTAYGIAADPDDLLLPRPSVPSPAPGAVVLHPGAGAPARCWPVERYAAVAEVLRARGRRVVVTGGADEADLVARLAKLARLPDTDVFGGGLPLDRLAALVADAGAVVSGDTGLAHLAAAHAAPSVTLFGPVPPSRWGPPDHPRHRVLWHPGPDGDPHGTEPDPALLRLRADDVLDALDALDALGEDP, from the coding sequence GTGCCCGACGCCCGGGGCACGCCGGAGGGGAGGGAGGGCCGGTCGCCGGGCACGACGGCGCCCCGGCTGCTCGTCCTGCGTGCCCTCGGCCTCGGCGACCTGCTCGCCGGGGTGCCCGCGCTGCGGGCGCTGCACCGGTCCCACCCCGGTCACGAGCTGGTCCTCGCCGCCCCGGCCGAACTCGCCCCCGTCGCCGCGGCCACCGGCGACGTCGACCGGCTGCTGCCCGCCTCCGCGCCCGGCCGCGCCGTCCCGCACGCCCTCGACTGGACGGGCCCGCCCCCCGACGTCGCCGTCGACCTGCACGGCGACGGCCCGCCCAGCCACCGGCTGCTCCAGCGCCTCGGGCCGCGCCGGCTGCTGGCGTTCGCCCACCCGGGCACCCCGGAGATCGACGGCCCGCTCTGGTACGCCGAGGAACACGAACGCGTCCGCTGGTGCCGCCTGCTGACGGCGTACGGCATCGCCGCCGACCCCGACGACCTGCTGCTGCCCCGCCCCTCGGTGCCGTCCCCGGCGCCCGGGGCCGTCGTCCTGCACCCGGGGGCCGGCGCCCCCGCCCGGTGCTGGCCGGTGGAGCGGTACGCGGCCGTCGCCGAGGTGCTGCGCGCCCGCGGCCGGCGGGTCGTGGTGACCGGGGGAGCGGACGAGGCCGACCTCGTGGCGCGGCTCGCCAAGCTGGCCCGGCTGCCCGACACCGACGTGTTCGGCGGCGGCCTGCCCCTCGACCGGCTCGCCGCCCTGGTCGCCGACGCCGGTGCCGTGGTGAGCGGCGACACCGGCCTCGCCCACCTCGCCGCCGCCCACGCGGCGCCCTCCGTCACCCTGTTCGGCCCGGTCCCGCCGAGCCGCTGGGGCCCGCCGGACCACCCCCGCCACCGTGTCCTGTGGCATCCGGGCCCGGACGGCGACCCGCACGGCACCGAGCCCGACCCCGCGCTGCTGCGCCTGCGCGCCGACGACGTCCTCGACGCGCTCGACGCACTGGACGCCCTCGGTGAGGACCCATGA
- a CDS encoding glycosyltransferase codes for MRILLWHVHGSWTTAFVRGPHTYLVPVTPDRGPDGLGRARTWRWPDSVVEVPPERLRDADVDVVVLQRPHELALVDRWLGRRPPLVYLEHNAPDGDVPRTRHPAADIPGATLVHVTHFNRLMWDAGPTPATVVEHGIVDPGHRWTGELERAAVVVNEPVRRGRTTGTDLLPEFARAAPLDVFGMRTDGLAGHLGLAPDRCRTEDVVQSRLHTELARRRVYVHPVRWTSLGLSLLEAMHLGMPVVALATTEVPEAVPPGAGVVSHRVDVLTDAVGDFLADPGHARAVGERARAAALSRYGLPRFLDDWERLLKEVAR; via the coding sequence ATGAGGATTCTCCTGTGGCACGTGCACGGCTCGTGGACCACGGCGTTCGTGCGGGGCCCGCACACCTACCTCGTCCCCGTCACCCCCGACCGCGGGCCCGACGGCCTCGGCCGCGCCCGCACCTGGCGCTGGCCCGACTCGGTCGTCGAGGTGCCCCCGGAACGGCTGCGGGACGCGGACGTCGACGTCGTCGTCCTGCAACGCCCGCACGAACTCGCCCTGGTCGACCGGTGGCTGGGCCGCCGACCGCCGCTGGTGTACCTGGAGCACAACGCGCCAGACGGCGACGTGCCCCGCACCCGTCACCCCGCCGCGGACATCCCCGGCGCCACCCTCGTCCACGTCACCCACTTCAACCGGCTGATGTGGGACGCCGGCCCCACGCCCGCCACCGTCGTCGAGCACGGCATCGTCGACCCGGGCCACCGCTGGACCGGCGAGCTGGAACGGGCCGCGGTCGTCGTCAACGAACCGGTGCGGCGCGGCCGGACCACCGGCACCGACCTGCTGCCCGAGTTCGCGCGGGCCGCCCCGCTCGACGTGTTCGGCATGCGCACCGACGGCCTCGCCGGCCACCTGGGCCTCGCCCCGGACCGCTGCCGCACCGAGGACGTCGTCCAGAGCCGGCTGCACACCGAACTGGCCCGGCGGCGCGTCTACGTCCACCCCGTGCGCTGGACCTCGCTGGGCCTGTCCCTGCTGGAGGCGATGCACCTGGGCATGCCCGTGGTCGCGCTCGCCACCACCGAGGTCCCCGAGGCGGTGCCCCCCGGCGCGGGGGTGGTCTCCCACCGCGTCGACGTCCTGACCGACGCCGTAGGGGACTTCCTGGCCGATCCCGGCCACGCGCGCGCCGTCGGCGAACGGGCCCGCGCCGCAGCCCTGTCCCGCTACGGGCTGCCCCGCTTCCTGGACGACTGGGAGCGGCTGCTCAAGGAGGTGGCCCGATGA
- a CDS encoding DUF3040 domain-containing protein: MTIGRLSAREQRVLDEVERALRHDRRLDRRLRTMRLSRLPDLSRLAACRPRPLTTALLLAVSLTLMATGIATSVPGVIWAFALSWPVTLFAVFRLLCRRTGEEPER; the protein is encoded by the coding sequence GTGACCATCGGCCGGCTCTCCGCACGCGAGCAGCGCGTCCTCGACGAAGTCGAACGGGCGCTGCGCCACGACCGCCGCCTCGACCGGAGGCTGCGCACCATGCGGCTCAGCCGCCTTCCCGACCTGTCGCGGCTCGCGGCCTGCCGGCCGCGCCCGCTGACCACCGCCCTGCTCCTCGCCGTCTCGCTCACTCTGATGGCCACCGGCATCGCCACCTCCGTACCCGGCGTGATCTGGGCCTTCGCCCTGTCCTGGCCGGTGACGCTGTTCGCCGTGTTCCGGCTGCTGTGCCGCCGGACCGGCGAGGAGCCCGAGAGGTGA